In one window of Azotobacter salinestris DNA:
- a CDS encoding ABC transporter ATP-binding protein, with protein MIEIDNLTRRFAQHTAVDNLSFRVQPGEVLGFLGPNGAGKSTTMKMLTGFLAPTSGTARILGFDIRRQTLQAQRQIGYLPEGAPCYGDMRVAGFLGFIAEVRGFRGAEKRRRIAVAVERLELERVLGQTIDTLSKGFKRRVGLAQAILHEPPVLILDEPTDGLDPNQKHQVRQLIGDLARDRIVIISTHILEEVAAVCSRALIIAAGRLVADGTPLELESRSRYHQAVTLVGEGLEQDALAALPGVVGVESNPQEGSLTVLARPGEVIFPQVNALIHQRGWKVRELDVERGRLDEVFRALTRGEAA; from the coding sequence ATGATCGAGATAGACAACCTGACCAGGCGCTTCGCGCAGCATACCGCGGTGGACAATCTGTCCTTCCGCGTTCAGCCGGGGGAGGTGCTGGGCTTTCTCGGCCCCAACGGCGCCGGCAAGTCCACCACCATGAAGATGCTCACCGGCTTCCTCGCGCCGACCTCCGGCACCGCGCGCATCCTCGGCTTCGACATCCGGCGCCAGACCCTCCAGGCCCAGCGGCAGATCGGCTATCTGCCGGAGGGTGCGCCCTGCTATGGCGACATGCGCGTGGCCGGCTTCCTCGGCTTCATCGCCGAGGTACGCGGCTTTCGCGGTGCGGAGAAGCGGCGCCGGATCGCGGTGGCGGTCGAGCGGCTGGAGCTGGAGAGGGTGCTCGGGCAGACCATCGACACTCTCTCCAAGGGCTTCAAGCGTCGGGTCGGTCTGGCCCAGGCGATCCTCCACGAGCCCCCGGTGCTGATCCTCGACGAGCCGACCGACGGCCTCGATCCCAACCAGAAGCACCAGGTGCGCCAGTTGATCGGCGATCTGGCTCGCGACCGCATCGTCATCATCTCCACCCATATCCTCGAGGAGGTGGCGGCGGTGTGCAGCCGCGCGCTGATCATCGCCGCCGGCCGGCTGGTGGCCGACGGTACGCCGCTGGAGCTGGAAAGCCGCTCGCGCTACCACCAGGCGGTGACCCTGGTCGGCGAGGGCCTGGAGCAGGACGCGCTGGCGGCGCTGCCGGGCGTCGTCGGGGTCGAGAGCAATCCCCAGGAGGGCAGTCTCACCGTGCTGGCCAGGCCCGGAGAGGTGATCTTTCCCCAGGTCAATGCACTGATCCACCAGCGCGGCTGGAAGGTGCGCGAGCTGGACGTGGAGCGCGGCCGCCTCGATGAGGTGTTCCGCGCCCTGACCCGGGGGGAGGCGGCATGA
- a CDS encoding GldG family protein yields MKKILHSGAGLLFIAAAFLAFNILSGQLLGNARLDLTEQKLYTLSAGTERVLAGLEQPLDLYFFYSDQATRELAPLRNYARRVEEMLKAYERVADGKLRLHIVDPEPFSEDEDRAAEFGLQAVPLNQGGEQIYFGLAGRNPAGNTHAIPFFPLDREEFLEYEISRLVQSLAHPELPVVGVLSGLQLGGGFDMLAGQPMPPWMVLEEIRQLFHIESLEAGIDQIPEEVSVLLLVHPRQLPEQTLYAIDQFVLRGGKLLAFVDPLAESDTGMSLSGEMGSGRASDLEPLFKAWGLRLRPGEVLGDAAYAMAVSVDQGQRAVRHPAWLSLPPAALDEQDVSTAGLETLTVASAGILDPVEGASTRFVPLIKSSVYAMPLDAERVAAVDDPQALLGDLQPTGERYTLAARISGPARSAYPEGIEGRRDGLKGADNINLIVVADSDLLSDRMWVRVQDFFGQRISQPFADNASFAINALDNLAGSDALIEVRSRGRFSRPFVVVEALQREAEARFREKEEMLQQRLAQTEQQLAALQQSEEPGKALELSPEQQATLQQFMQEKLRIRKELREVRYQLNADIEALGRTLKFLNIALVPMLLTLGVLAVWLWRRRRRV; encoded by the coding sequence ATGAAGAAGATCCTGCATTCCGGCGCCGGGCTGCTGTTCATCGCCGCAGCGTTCCTCGCCTTCAACATCCTCTCCGGCCAGTTGCTGGGCAATGCTCGCCTGGACCTCACCGAGCAGAAGCTCTACACCCTGTCCGCCGGCACCGAGCGCGTCCTCGCCGGGTTGGAGCAGCCGCTCGACCTGTACTTCTTCTACTCCGACCAGGCCACCCGCGAGCTGGCGCCGCTGCGCAACTACGCCCGGCGCGTCGAAGAGATGCTCAAGGCCTACGAGCGGGTCGCGGACGGCAAGCTGCGCCTGCACATCGTCGATCCCGAGCCGTTCTCCGAGGACGAGGACCGCGCGGCCGAGTTCGGCCTGCAGGCGGTGCCGCTGAACCAGGGCGGCGAGCAGATCTACTTCGGCCTGGCCGGCCGCAATCCGGCGGGCAACACCCATGCGATCCCGTTCTTTCCCCTCGACCGCGAGGAGTTCCTCGAATACGAGATCAGCCGCCTGGTGCAGAGCCTGGCGCATCCCGAACTGCCGGTGGTCGGGGTGCTTTCCGGGCTGCAGCTCGGCGGTGGCTTCGACATGCTGGCCGGGCAGCCGATGCCGCCCTGGATGGTGCTCGAGGAAATCCGCCAGCTGTTCCACATCGAGAGCCTGGAGGCCGGCATCGACCAGATTCCCGAGGAGGTCTCGGTGCTGCTGCTGGTGCATCCGAGGCAGTTGCCGGAACAGACCCTCTACGCCATCGACCAGTTCGTGCTGCGCGGCGGCAAGCTGCTGGCCTTCGTCGATCCGCTCGCCGAGAGCGACACCGGCATGAGCCTGTCCGGCGAGATGGGCAGCGGTCGGGCCTCCGACCTGGAGCCGCTGTTCAAGGCCTGGGGCCTGCGCCTGCGCCCCGGCGAGGTGCTCGGCGACGCTGCCTACGCCATGGCCGTGAGCGTCGATCAGGGACAGCGGGCAGTGCGTCATCCCGCCTGGCTGAGCCTGCCGCCCGCGGCACTGGACGAGCAGGATGTCAGCACCGCCGGACTGGAAACCCTGACCGTCGCCAGCGCCGGTATTCTCGACCCCGTGGAGGGTGCCTCGACCCGCTTCGTGCCGCTGATCAAAAGCTCCGTCTACGCCATGCCGCTGGATGCCGAGCGGGTCGCCGCCGTCGACGATCCGCAGGCCCTGCTCGGCGACCTGCAGCCGACCGGCGAACGCTATACCCTCGCCGCGCGGATCAGCGGGCCGGCCAGGTCGGCCTACCCGGAGGGCATCGAAGGGCGCCGGGACGGACTCAAGGGAGCCGACAACATCAACCTGATCGTGGTCGCCGACAGCGACCTGCTCAGCGACCGCATGTGGGTGCGGGTGCAGGACTTCTTCGGCCAGCGCATTTCGCAGCCGTTCGCCGACAACGCCAGCTTCGCGATCAACGCGCTGGACAACCTGGCCGGCTCCGACGCGCTGATCGAGGTACGTTCGCGCGGCCGCTTCAGCCGTCCGTTCGTGGTGGTCGAGGCGCTGCAGCGCGAAGCCGAGGCGCGCTTCCGCGAGAAGGAGGAGATGCTGCAGCAGCGCCTGGCCCAGACCGAACAGCAGCTCGCTGCCCTGCAGCAGAGCGAGGAGCCGGGCAAGGCCCTGGAGCTGAGTCCCGAGCAGCAGGCCACGCTGCAGCAGTTCATGCAGGAGAAGCTGCGCATCCGCAAGGAGCTGCGCGAGGTGCGCTACCAGCTCAACGCCGACATCGAGGCGCTCGGGCGCACCCTCAAGTTCCTCAACATCGCCCTGGTGCCGATGCTGTTGACCCTGGGGGTGCTGGCGGTCTGGCTGTGGCGTCGTCGGCGACGGGTCTGA
- a CDS encoding extensin family protein — protein sequence MPFVRWLLMCALLAGIVWIGWQAWPAVPPRWSPWAPLDVRDPPNLLTPFKQWRLRHDPALCAAALASSALRYTALADSRPAPDCPIENSVRLYSAEVAFNASLTVTCPLAVGYALFERHGLQPAARQVFGQPVVRIDHYGSFACRNIARSARRSQHASANALDIAGFRLGDGRRITVARDWGGDDEAARFLRLVRDAACRFFNVALGPDYNAAHRDHLHVDMGPGRLCR from the coding sequence ATGCCCTTCGTTCGCTGGCTCTTGATGTGTGCGCTGCTGGCAGGGATCGTCTGGATCGGCTGGCAGGCCTGGCCGGCCGTGCCGCCCCGCTGGAGTCCCTGGGCGCCGCTGGATGTGCGGGACCCGCCGAACCTGCTCACCCCCTTCAAGCAGTGGCGTCTGCGGCACGATCCCGCACTCTGCGCCGCGGCGCTGGCCAGCTCCGCACTGCGCTACACCGCCTTGGCTGACAGCCGGCCGGCGCCCGACTGCCCGATCGAGAACAGCGTGCGCTTGTATTCCGCCGAGGTCGCCTTCAATGCCAGCCTCACGGTCACCTGCCCGCTCGCCGTCGGCTATGCCCTGTTCGAGCGCCATGGCCTGCAGCCTGCGGCCCGGCAGGTGTTCGGCCAGCCGGTAGTGCGCATCGATCACTATGGCAGCTTCGCCTGCCGCAACATCGCGCGCAGTGCCAGGCGCAGCCAGCATGCCAGCGCCAATGCCCTGGACATCGCCGGTTTCCGCCTGGGTGACGGCCGGCGCATCACCGTGGCCCGCGACTGGGGCGGCGATGACGAGGCGGCACGCTTTCTGCGCCTGGTGCGCGATGCCGCTTGCCGCTTCTTCAACGTCGCTCTGGGCCCGGATTACAACGCCGCCCACCGCGACCACCTGCACGTCGACATGGGGCCGGGACGGCTCTGCCGCTAG
- a CDS encoding class I SAM-dependent methyltransferase, which translates to MIDESPAVCVRVEALDPVFDQTAQALAERLGLPLDGEAQFALQLGEQGLQLAELGAQAPGPVRVDFVEGAVAHRRLFGGGSGQMIAKAVGVQPGVRPRLLDATAGLGRDAFVLACLGCEVTLIERQPLIAALLEDGLARAARSPEVGPIVARMRLLQGDAIARMRQWQGEPPQVIYLDPMFPHRDKSALVKKEMRLFRPLVGDDLDAPALLEAALALASHRVVVKRPRKAPIIEGGKPGYSLEGKSSRYDIYALQSLKG; encoded by the coding sequence ATGATCGACGAAAGCCCTGCGGTATGCGTTCGGGTCGAGGCCCTGGACCCGGTATTTGATCAGACGGCACAGGCCCTGGCCGAGCGCCTGGGCCTGCCGCTCGACGGCGAGGCGCAGTTCGCCCTGCAGCTCGGCGAGCAGGGGCTGCAACTGGCCGAACTGGGAGCGCAGGCGCCCGGGCCGGTGCGGGTCGACTTCGTCGAGGGGGCAGTGGCGCACCGGCGGCTGTTCGGCGGCGGCAGCGGACAGATGATCGCCAAGGCGGTCGGCGTGCAGCCGGGCGTGCGGCCTCGGCTGCTCGATGCCACCGCCGGGCTGGGGCGCGACGCCTTCGTGCTCGCCTGCCTGGGCTGCGAGGTGACTTTGATCGAGCGCCAGCCGCTGATCGCCGCGCTGCTCGAGGACGGCCTGGCCCGCGCCGCCCGGAGCCCGGAGGTGGGCCCCATCGTCGCGCGCATGCGCCTGCTGCAGGGCGATGCCATCGCGCGGATGCGCCAGTGGCAGGGCGAGCCGCCGCAGGTGATCTACCTCGATCCGATGTTCCCACACCGCGACAAGAGCGCCCTGGTGAAGAAGGAGATGCGCCTGTTCCGCCCGCTGGTCGGCGACGACCTGGACGCGCCGGCCCTGCTTGAGGCCGCCCTGGCGCTGGCCAGCCACCGGGTGGTGGTCAAGCGTCCGCGCAAGGCGCCGATCATCGAGGGGGGCAAGCCGGGGTACAGCCTGGAGGGCAAGTCCAGCCGCTACGATATCTATGCGCTGCAGTCGCTGAAGGGGTAA
- the tsaB gene encoding tRNA (adenosine(37)-N6)-threonylcarbamoyltransferase complex dimerization subunit type 1 TsaB: MTTLLALDTATEACSVALLHEGRAFGRYAVIPRLHAQRVLPMVQELLGEAGIALSAVDAIAFGRGPGAFTGVRIAVGVVQGLAFALERPVLPISNLALLAQRAYREQGAEQVAAAIDARMDEVYWGCYRLEEGEMRLAGAEAVLPPEQVELPRMASGDWFGAGTGWAYAERMPIMPVARDAGLLPDAQDLLTLAGFAWLRGEGVPAEQAQPVYLRDKVATPKVAR, from the coding sequence ATGACCACTCTGCTGGCCCTGGATACCGCCACCGAAGCCTGTTCCGTCGCCCTCCTGCACGAAGGCCGTGCATTCGGCCGTTATGCGGTGATTCCGCGGCTGCATGCGCAGCGCGTGCTGCCCATGGTGCAGGAGCTGCTGGGCGAGGCGGGTATCGCCCTCTCGGCGGTCGACGCTATCGCCTTCGGCCGCGGACCGGGCGCCTTCACCGGGGTGCGCATCGCCGTCGGCGTGGTCCAGGGGTTGGCCTTCGCCTTGGAGCGGCCGGTGCTGCCGATCTCCAATCTGGCGCTGCTGGCCCAGCGTGCCTATCGGGAGCAGGGCGCCGAGCAGGTGGCTGCGGCCATCGACGCGCGCATGGACGAGGTCTACTGGGGCTGCTATCGCCTGGAGGAAGGCGAGATGCGCCTGGCCGGCGCCGAGGCGGTACTGCCGCCGGAGCAGGTCGAGCTGCCGCGTATGGCGAGCGGCGACTGGTTCGGTGCCGGGACCGGCTGGGCCTACGCCGAGCGCATGCCGATCATGCCCGTCGCCCGGGACGCCGGCCTGTTGCCCGATGCCCAGGACCTGCTGACCCTGGCCGGCTTCGCTTGGCTGCGTGGCGAGGGCGTGCCGGCCGAGCAGGCGCAGCCGGTCTACCTGCGCGACAAGGTCGCCACCCCCAAGGTCGCCCGGTAG
- a CDS encoding cold shock domain-containing protein, with the protein MADREVGTVKWFNDAKGYGFIQRESGPDVFVHYRAIRGDGHRSLIEGQKVEFSVIQGQKGLQAEDVSKV; encoded by the coding sequence ATGGCTGATCGTGAGGTCGGAACCGTCAAGTGGTTCAATGATGCCAAAGGCTATGGATTCATTCAGCGCGAGAGCGGCCCGGACGTGTTCGTCCATTACCGCGCCATCCGCGGCGATGGTCATCGTTCCCTGATCGAGGGACAGAAGGTGGAGTTTTCGGTGATCCAGGGCCAGAAGGGCCTGCAGGCGGAAGACGTCTCCAAGGTGTAA
- a CDS encoding DUF72 domain-containing protein encodes MMLPYCLGCPSWSEAAWRGSLYPDGTPASDYLALYARVFNAVEGNTTFYAQPSAATVQRWAQRMPAHFRFCAKLPWDISHSADLRQQISATQAFVALLAPLGERVTPFWLQLPASFGPARLGELADFLACFEKPLAVEVRHPAFFQRGEEERALNRLLRDRGIERLCLDSRALFSCHDDTPAVRHAQAKKPRLPVRPAALSAFPQVRFIGHPVLAANDPFMAPWVDKIAAWIEEGWHPYVFLHTPDNLLAPELARRFHEQLRTRLPGLPLLPDPPAVGSSQLDLL; translated from the coding sequence ATGATGCTGCCCTATTGCCTCGGCTGTCCCTCCTGGAGCGAGGCGGCCTGGCGCGGCAGTCTCTACCCGGACGGCACACCGGCGTCCGACTACCTGGCACTGTATGCCCGGGTGTTCAACGCGGTCGAGGGCAACACCACCTTCTACGCCCAGCCTTCGGCGGCGACCGTGCAGCGCTGGGCGCAGCGCATGCCGGCGCATTTCCGCTTCTGTGCGAAGCTGCCGTGGGACATCAGTCATTCAGCCGACCTGCGTCAGCAGATATCGGCTACCCAGGCCTTCGTCGCGCTGCTGGCGCCCTTGGGCGAGCGGGTCACGCCGTTCTGGCTGCAGCTGCCGGCCAGCTTCGGGCCGGCGCGCCTCGGCGAGCTGGCGGACTTTCTCGCCTGTTTCGAGAAGCCGCTGGCTGTGGAGGTCCGCCATCCGGCCTTCTTCCAGCGCGGCGAGGAGGAGCGGGCGCTGAACCGCCTGCTGCGCGACCGGGGCATCGAGCGCCTGTGCCTGGATTCCCGGGCCCTGTTCAGCTGCCACGACGACACGCCGGCGGTGCGCCACGCCCAGGCGAAGAAGCCGCGGTTGCCGGTGCGCCCGGCTGCCCTCAGCGCATTCCCGCAGGTGCGCTTCATCGGCCATCCCGTGCTCGCCGCCAATGACCCCTTCATGGCGCCCTGGGTGGACAAGATCGCCGCCTGGATCGAGGAGGGCTGGCATCCCTACGTCTTTCTGCACACCCCGGACAACCTCCTGGCTCCCGAGCTGGCGCGGCGCTTTCATGAGCAACTGAGGACACGTCTGCCGGGACTGCCGCTGCTGCCGGACCCGCCAGCAGTTGGGAGTTCTCAGCTCGATCTGCTTTAA
- the ppc gene encoding phosphoenolpyruvate carboxylase — protein sequence MEEIDARLREEVRLLGELLGEYIHAQCGEVFFDKIERIRLGAKTGRLGSEEGAEQLTRTLGELQEDELLPVARAFNQFLNLANIAEQYHEIRRRGPEEPLPFAMRALPELLGRLLATGHAADALARQLGRLDIDLVLTAHPTEVTRRTLIRKYEAIAAELVVLDHSDLLPAEREEVHDRLRRLIAEAWHTDEIRRSRPTPVDEAKWGFSVIEHSLWQAVPAFLRSVDRALHEATGLHLPLEAAPIRFSSWMGGDRDGNPNVTAAVTREVLLLARWAAADLYLRDIDQLAAELSMQEASSELRARVGEVDEPYRVLLKQLRERLLATRDWAAAALHDEPARTPAVLQNNRDLLQPLELCYRSLHACGMGLIADGPLLDCLRRAATFGLFLVRLDIRQDAARHTAALSEITEYLGLGRYADWDEESRTAFLVRELDSRRPLLPVHFPASEETAEVLATCREVAVAPAASLGSYVISMAGAPSDVLAVQLLLKECGLPRPMRVVPLFETLADLDNAAPTVERLLLLPGYRARLHGPQEVMIGYSDSAKDGGTTAAAWAQYRAQESLVEVCRRQGVELLLFHGRGGTVGRGGGPAHAAILSQPPGSVAGRFRTTEQGEMIRFKFGLPDTAVQNLNLYLSAVLEATLLPPPAPEPAWRELMDRLAAEGLAAYRGVVREHPQFVEYFRQATPEQELGRLPLGSRPAKRRAGGIESLRAIPWIFAWTQTRLMLPAWLGWETALRNALAHGEGELLERMRRYWPFFGTRIDMLEMVLAKSDASIAWLYDERLVEPGLRPLGQQLRGLLSQARDAVLELTGQERLLGHNPEVRAAFSVRNTYLDPLHLLQVELLARYRQHEGQTGSPLEQALLVSVAGIAAGLRNTG from the coding sequence ATGGAGGAAATCGATGCTCGTCTGCGCGAGGAAGTCCGCCTGCTCGGCGAACTGCTCGGCGAATACATCCATGCCCAGTGCGGCGAGGTCTTCTTCGACAAGATCGAGCGCATCCGTCTGGGGGCCAAGACGGGACGCCTGGGCTCGGAGGAGGGCGCCGAGCAGCTGACCCGCACCCTGGGCGAGCTGCAGGAGGACGAGCTGCTGCCAGTGGCGCGAGCCTTCAACCAGTTCCTCAACCTGGCCAACATCGCCGAGCAGTATCACGAGATTCGCCGCCGCGGCCCCGAAGAGCCGCTACCCTTCGCGATGCGTGCCCTGCCCGAACTGCTCGGCCGGCTGCTCGCCACAGGCCATGCTGCCGACGCATTGGCCCGCCAGCTCGGGCGGCTGGATATCGACCTGGTGCTCACCGCCCATCCCACCGAGGTGACACGCCGTACCCTGATCCGCAAGTACGAGGCGATTGCCGCCGAACTGGTCGTGCTGGATCACAGCGACCTGCTGCCGGCCGAGCGCGAAGAGGTGCACGACCGCCTGCGCCGTCTTATTGCCGAGGCCTGGCACACCGACGAGATCCGCCGCAGCCGGCCGACCCCGGTGGACGAGGCCAAATGGGGTTTCTCGGTGATCGAGCACTCTCTCTGGCAGGCCGTGCCGGCCTTCCTGCGCAGCGTCGACCGTGCGCTGCACGAGGCCACCGGTCTGCACCTGCCGTTGGAGGCGGCGCCGATCCGCTTCTCCTCCTGGATGGGGGGCGATCGCGACGGCAATCCGAATGTCACCGCGGCCGTTACCCGTGAGGTGCTGCTGCTGGCGCGCTGGGCGGCTGCCGATCTCTACCTGCGCGACATCGACCAACTGGCCGCCGAGCTGTCCATGCAGGAGGCGAGCAGCGAGCTGCGCGCCCGGGTCGGCGAGGTCGACGAGCCTTACCGGGTGTTGCTCAAGCAGTTGCGCGAACGCCTGCTCGCCACCCGCGACTGGGCCGCGGCAGCGCTGCACGACGAGCCCGCGCGCACTCCGGCGGTGCTGCAGAACAACCGCGACCTCCTGCAGCCGCTCGAGCTCTGCTACCGCTCGCTGCATGCCTGCGGCATGGGGCTGATCGCCGACGGTCCGCTGCTCGACTGCCTGCGCCGGGCGGCCACTTTCGGCCTGTTCCTGGTGCGTCTGGACATCCGCCAGGATGCAGCCCGGCATACCGCGGCGCTCAGCGAGATCACCGAATACCTGGGGCTTGGCCGCTACGCCGATTGGGACGAGGAGAGCCGTACCGCCTTCCTGGTACGCGAGCTGGACAGCCGCCGGCCGCTGCTGCCGGTGCATTTTCCCGCCTCCGAGGAGACGGCCGAGGTCCTCGCCACCTGTCGCGAGGTGGCAGTGGCGCCAGCGGCCTCGCTGGGCTCCTACGTCATCTCCATGGCCGGTGCTCCTTCCGATGTGCTGGCCGTGCAGCTGCTGCTCAAGGAGTGCGGCCTGCCACGGCCGATGCGCGTGGTGCCGCTGTTCGAAACCCTGGCCGACCTGGACAACGCCGCGCCGACGGTGGAGCGGCTCCTGCTGCTGCCGGGCTACCGCGCCCGCCTGCACGGCCCCCAGGAGGTGATGATCGGCTACTCCGACTCGGCCAAGGACGGCGGCACCACAGCCGCCGCCTGGGCGCAGTACCGTGCCCAGGAGAGCCTGGTCGAGGTTTGCCGGCGGCAGGGTGTCGAGCTGCTGCTGTTCCATGGTCGCGGCGGCACCGTCGGCCGCGGCGGTGGTCCGGCCCATGCGGCGATCCTCTCCCAGCCGCCGGGCTCGGTGGCCGGGCGCTTCCGCACCACCGAGCAGGGCGAGATGATCCGCTTCAAGTTCGGTCTGCCGGACACCGCCGTGCAGAACCTCAACCTCTATCTGTCCGCCGTCCTCGAGGCCACCCTGCTGCCGCCGCCGGCACCGGAGCCGGCCTGGCGCGAGCTGATGGACCGCCTGGCCGCCGAGGGGCTGGCCGCCTATCGCGGCGTGGTGCGCGAGCATCCGCAGTTCGTCGAGTATTTTCGTCAGGCCACTCCCGAGCAGGAGCTCGGCCGCCTGCCGCTGGGCAGCCGTCCGGCCAAGCGGCGGGCCGGCGGGATCGAGAGCCTGCGGGCGATTCCCTGGATCTTTGCCTGGACCCAGACACGCCTGATGCTCCCCGCCTGGCTGGGCTGGGAGACGGCCCTGCGCAATGCTCTGGCGCACGGCGAGGGCGAGCTGCTCGAGCGGATGCGCCGATACTGGCCGTTCTTCGGCACGCGCATCGACATGCTGGAAATGGTCCTGGCCAAGTCCGATGCCTCCATCGCCTGGCTCTATGACGAGCGGCTGGTAGAGCCGGGCCTGCGTCCCCTGGGCCAGCAGCTACGTGGCCTTTTGTCGCAAGCCCGCGATGCGGTCCTCGAACTGACGGGGCAGGAGCGTCTGCTCGGCCACAATCCCGAGGTCCGTGCCGCCTTCAGCGTGCGCAATACTTACCTGGACCCATTGCATCTGCTGCAGGTCGAACTGCTGGCCCGCTACCGGCAACACGAGGGGCAGACCGGCAGCCCGCTGGAACAGGCGCTGTTGGTGAGCGTGGCGGGTATCGCCGCCGGTCTGCGCAATACGGGCTGA
- a CDS encoding DUF4197 domain-containing protein, whose translation MRRIAPLLAGLLLSANVFALSLTDLTQQDASGGLKDALSQGAQLAVRQLGQPGGFSNDPAVRIELPGRLGKIAKTMKMMGMGSQVEQLEARMNQAAEAAVPQAQTLLLDAVRRMTVADAKEILAGPQDAATRYLDRSSREQIRARFQPIVRQATDQVGLAQKYNAFAAQAASFGALDAKSANLEGYVTEQALDGLFEVIAAEEARIRENPGTAATSLAKRVFGTL comes from the coding sequence ATGCGTCGAATCGCCCCGCTGCTCGCCGGCCTCCTGCTGAGCGCCAACGTCTTCGCCCTCTCCCTCACCGATCTCACGCAACAGGACGCCAGTGGCGGACTCAAGGACGCGCTCAGCCAGGGCGCCCAGTTAGCCGTACGGCAACTGGGCCAGCCCGGCGGCTTCAGCAACGATCCCGCGGTGCGCATCGAGCTGCCGGGCCGCCTCGGCAAGATCGCCAAGACCATGAAAATGATGGGCATGGGCAGCCAGGTCGAGCAGTTGGAAGCCCGCATGAACCAGGCCGCCGAGGCCGCCGTGCCGCAGGCGCAGACCCTGCTGCTCGACGCCGTGCGCCGGATGACCGTGGCCGACGCCAAAGAGATCCTCGCCGGTCCGCAGGATGCGGCCACCCGGTACCTCGACCGCAGCAGCCGCGAGCAGATCCGCGCCCGATTCCAGCCCATCGTCAGGCAGGCGACCGACCAGGTCGGCCTGGCCCAGAAGTACAACGCCTTCGCCGCCCAGGCGGCGAGCTTCGGTGCGCTCGATGCGAAGAGCGCCAATCTTGAAGGCTACGTCACCGAGCAGGCGCTCGACGGGCTGTTCGAGGTGATTGCCGCAGAAGAAGCCAGAATTCGCGAAAATCCGGGCACCGCCGCCACCAGCCTGGCAAAGAGGGTGTTCGGCACGCTGTGA
- a CDS encoding ABC transporter permease subunit: MRQLPVVFRRELGSYFATPLAYVFILIFLVLSGVFTFYLGRFFESNQASLAPFFNFHPWLYLFLVPAIAMRLWAEERKSGSIELLMTLPISRFEAVAGKFLAAWAFAGLALLLTFPLVLTVNYLGEPDNGAILTGYLGSWLLAGAYLAIGSCMSALAKNQVIAFILAVSLSFLFVVSGFPLVLDAFAGWAPQWLLDAVASLSFLVRFDAISKGVLDLRDLLYFVSLIAAWLAATAVVIDLKKAD; the protein is encoded by the coding sequence ATGAGACAGCTACCGGTGGTCTTCAGGCGCGAGCTGGGCAGCTATTTCGCCACGCCCCTGGCCTATGTGTTCATTCTGATCTTCCTGGTCCTCTCCGGGGTGTTCACCTTCTACCTGGGCCGCTTCTTCGAGAGCAACCAGGCGAGTCTCGCGCCCTTCTTCAATTTCCATCCCTGGCTCTACCTGTTCCTGGTGCCGGCCATCGCCATGCGCCTCTGGGCCGAGGAGCGCAAGTCGGGCTCCATCGAGCTGCTGATGACCCTGCCGATCAGCCGCTTCGAGGCGGTCGCCGGCAAGTTCCTCGCCGCCTGGGCGTTCGCCGGCCTGGCCCTGCTGCTGACCTTTCCCCTGGTGCTCACCGTCAACTATCTGGGCGAGCCGGACAACGGCGCGATCCTCACCGGCTACCTCGGCAGCTGGCTGCTGGCCGGCGCCTACCTGGCGATCGGCTCGTGCATGTCGGCGCTGGCGAAGAACCAGGTGATCGCCTTCATCCTCGCCGTCAGCCTGAGCTTTCTGTTCGTCGTCAGCGGCTTCCCGCTGGTGCTCGACGCCTTCGCCGGCTGGGCGCCGCAGTGGCTGCTCGACGCGGTGGCCTCGCTGAGCTTCCTGGTGCGCTTCGACGCGATCAGCAAGGGCGTGCTCGACCTGCGCGACCTGCTCTACTTCGTCTCCCTGATCGCCGCCTGGCTGGCTGCCACCGCCGTGGTGATCGATCTGAAGAAGGCCGACTGA
- the adk gene encoding adenylate kinase, whose translation MRMILLGAPGAGKGTQARFITEKFGIPQISTGDMLRAAVKAGSPLGLKVKGVMDSGGLVSDDIIIDLIRERIAEPDCARGFLFDGFPRTIPQAEALRDAGVTIDHVLEIAVDDEEIVSRMSGRRVHPASGRVYHVLHNPPKVPGKDDETGEDLIQREDDKEETVRHRLALYHSQTKPLVDFYQKLAAATGTPRYTRIEGVGSVSEITERVQAALG comes from the coding sequence ATGCGCATGATCCTGCTGGGGGCGCCCGGTGCCGGCAAAGGCACCCAGGCCCGCTTCATTACCGAGAAGTTCGGTATTCCGCAGATTTCCACCGGCGACATGCTGCGTGCCGCAGTCAAGGCCGGCAGTCCGCTGGGGCTCAAGGTCAAGGGCGTGATGGACAGCGGCGGCTTGGTTTCCGATGACATCATCATCGATCTGATCCGCGAGCGTATCGCCGAGCCCGACTGCGCCCGGGGCTTTCTCTTCGACGGCTTCCCGCGCACCATCCCCCAGGCCGAAGCCCTGCGTGATGCCGGCGTGACCATCGACCATGTGCTTGAAATCGCCGTGGATGACGAGGAGATCGTCTCGCGCATGTCCGGCCGCCGCGTGCATCCGGCCTCGGGGCGCGTCTACCACGTCCTGCACAACCCGCCGAAGGTGCCCGGCAAGGACGACGAGACCGGCGAGGATCTGATCCAGCGCGAGGACGACAAGGAAGAGACCGTGCGTCACCGCCTGGCGCTCTACCATTCGCAGACCAAGCCGCTGGTTGACTTCTACCAGAAGCTCGCCGCGGCTACCGGCACGCCCCGCTATACCCGCATCGAGGGCGTCGGCTCGGTGAGCGAGATCACCGAGCGCGTGCAGGCCGCCCTGGGCTGA